A stretch of the Flavobacterium aquiphilum genome encodes the following:
- a CDS encoding OsmC family protein: MEDFFENDILGHIGSQKYLCTITWRNGQYQMDEPVDKGGKDLGMDPFSTLMASLAGCTLSTLRMYIDRKEWIIPEINISLNLYQETLNGELTTTIRRSITFPEEVSAEIRERLLIIADKCPISKLLKGKVNINTTL, from the coding sequence ATGGAAGATTTTTTTGAAAATGACATACTTGGTCACATAGGCAGTCAGAAATACTTGTGTACCATTACTTGGCGAAACGGGCAATACCAAATGGATGAGCCTGTAGACAAAGGCGGAAAAGATTTAGGAATGGATCCGTTTTCGACCTTAATGGCTTCTTTGGCCGGTTGTACACTTTCTACCCTGAGAATGTACATCGACAGAAAAGAATGGATCATTCCCGAAATAAATATTTCACTAAATTTATATCAGGAAACTTTGAACGGTGAATTAACAACTACAATCAGAAGAAGCATCACTTTCCCTGAAGAAGTCAGTGCCGAGATTAGGGAACGATTACTTATTATTGCTGACAAATGTCCCATTTCAAAATTACTTAAAGGAAAAGTAAACATTAACACAACACTTTAG
- a CDS encoding (4Fe-4S)-binding protein has protein sequence MDPKNIKKEYTNGEVTIVWQSGKCIHSGNCVRNNPDVFKPKEQPWITPENSTTEKIIETVNKCPSGALSFYMNKK, from the coding sequence ATGGATCCAAAAAACATCAAAAAAGAATACACCAATGGTGAAGTAACCATCGTGTGGCAATCCGGAAAATGTATTCATTCCGGAAATTGCGTGCGCAACAATCCTGACGTTTTCAAACCTAAAGAACAACCTTGGATTACACCCGAAAATTCAACTACCGAAAAAATTATCGAAACGGTCAATAAATGCCCATCAGGCGCGTTGAGTTTTTATATGAACAAGAAGTAA
- a CDS encoding sugar O-acetyltransferase, translating into MMTEKEKMLLGEIYFANDKQLVEERTKAKKLLHKLNVTEYLMNGRSRAILRELMPNSHKRLYIEPPFHCDYGYNIHSGENVYFNVNCVVLDTMKVTIGNNVFFAPGVHIYTATHPLNAIERRTVESSKPVSIGDDCWIGGNSVICPGVTIGNGCVIGAGSVVTKDIPENSLAVGNPAKVIRKLNEE; encoded by the coding sequence GGCGAAATTTATTTTGCCAATGATAAACAGCTCGTTGAAGAGCGAACCAAAGCCAAAAAATTACTGCATAAACTGAATGTCACCGAATATTTGATGAACGGAAGATCTCGTGCCATTCTTCGGGAATTAATGCCCAATTCCCACAAACGATTGTATATCGAACCGCCATTTCATTGTGATTATGGGTATAACATCCATTCGGGGGAGAATGTGTATTTCAATGTCAATTGTGTGGTTTTGGACACCATGAAAGTGACTATCGGGAACAATGTTTTCTTTGCACCGGGCGTGCATATTTATACGGCAACGCATCCGCTAAATGCGATCGAAAGAAGGACTGTCGAAAGTTCAAAACCCGTATCTATTGGTGACGATTGTTGGATTGGAGGGAATTCTGTAATCTGTCCGGGAGTTACTATTGGCAACGGTTGCGTAATCGGAGCAGGGTCGGTGGTAACCAAAGATATTCCCGAGAATTCTTTAGCAGTTGGTAATCCTGCTAAAGTGATTCGGAAATTAAATGAGGAATAA